A single Hippocampus zosterae strain Florida chromosome 17, ASM2543408v3, whole genome shotgun sequence DNA region contains:
- the paqr4a gene encoding progestin and adipoQ receptor family member 4a has product MVSHKVLVAVLLLNVYIGVQSFLCLFGGVLLSVVFVLAFLNGPRLLDWASSPPHLQFNKYVLTGYRPVSSVQECIRSLFYLHNELGNIYTHGIPLVCFLVLLPLNIPWSQISVTWLGVVHFLACLSPQLGSVLYHLFMNHEGGEPVYHTLLKLDVCGICMINTLGALPILYSTLLCYPLIRTAALSIYILLSSYGIYCAVTARSSVRRLRSFAWQALFRFSFFVLRWAGVGGGSPTSLRHFLTMDALAVLGGVINIARIPERFRPGLFDYWCNSHQIMHVLVVGSILYLHWGVLDDLLWINSYNCPSD; this is encoded by the exons ATGGTGTCCCACAAGGTTCTCGTAGCCGTCCTCTTGCTCAACGTGTACATCGGCGTGCAGTCATTCCTGTGCTTGTTCGGCGGCGTGCTGCTGTCGGTGGTGTTCGTTTTGGCCTTCCTGAACGGACCGCGACTGCTGGACTGGGCCAGCTCGCCACCGCACCTGCAGTTCAACAAGTATGTTTTGACGGGTTACCGGCCCGTCTCTTCGGTGCAGGAGTGCATACGGAGTCTCTTCTACCTGCACAACGAGCTGGGAAACATCTACACTCACG GCATCCCTCTGGTGTGTTTCCTGGTATTGCTGCCGCTCAACATCCCCTGGTCCCAGATCAGTGTGACATGGCTGGGCGTGGTGCACTTCCTTGCCTGCCTGTCACCGCAGCTGGGCTCTGTGCTCTACCACCTCTTCATGAACCACGAGGGTGGCGAGCCAGTCTACCACACCCTCCTCAAACTGGACGTGTGCGGCATTTGCATGATCAACACACTGG GGGCGCTGCCGATCCTATACAGCACCCTGCTGTGCTACCCGCTGATTCGCACGGCGGCGCTGTCCATCTACATCCTGCTGTCCAGCTACGGCATCTACTGCGCGGTGACGGCGCGTAGCAGCGTGCGGCGCCTGCGCTCCTTCGCCTGGCAGGCGCTCTTCCGCTTCTCCTTCTTCGTGCTGCGCTGGGCGGGCGTGGGCGGCGGCAGCCCCACCTCACTGCGCCATTTCCTCACCATGGACGCGCTGGCCGTGTTGGGCGGGGTCATCAACATCGCCCGCATCCCCGAGCGCTTCCGCCCGGGCCTCTTTGACTACTGGTGCAACAGCCACCAGATCATGCACGTGCTGGTGGTGGGCTCCATCCTCTACTTGCACTGGGGTGTCCTGGACGACCTGCTGTGGATCAACAGCTACAACTGTCCCTCCGACTGA
- the LOC127589506 gene encoding LOW QUALITY PROTEIN: perforin-1-like (The sequence of the model RefSeq protein was modified relative to this genomic sequence to represent the inferred CDS: inserted 1 base in 1 codon) yields the protein MMSFXGVPDYCKSPLNFQQVKSCHYFDQTVCFRGNLKMILLKICTFLALFLPRGTYQYCTTGTPKECLQAEMAPGTNLAGEGFDITEMKRKRAFVLDMNRWKRKDKTCTLCSNLFLENVKQKIPLSVLDWRAVHSCNFKVASTIHRSSEALVDSVSSTVENDWKYGLELDVKKYAAKVMLAGTKSKMAQYAMEKSKSDKYNFASQTISCEYYSYRVSNKAKLQSEFRKALEELPKTYSPQYKQRYYRLIGDFGTHYIRKVKLGGSVQSVTSIKQCQASLQGLNADEVNMCLEAEASLTIGATVETQSKHCKSDIDKTERKAEFSSLFNDRLTDVKGGRTTEMDLLFSAKKDPSSYKEWLNTLPHYPDIISYSLESLHELVPTNSPVRKNLRLAISHYILERTLMRNCSGSCRAGINSDSQDPCVCQCHNEHAVNTDCCPTRKGMARVIITIQRASRLWGDHDTATDGYVKVIFNKREQRSPVIYNNNNPRWGTVVDLGTQDLSVEPKVTFEVWDQDNNWDDDLLGKCEQVLTAGVKTDVCAMKHGRFFYKWDVKCAPSLGGRSCTTYEPSPMSQNLMSLYVSRHAHPVPQATLRKMGVFVNGWSTKTNRSLNDVL from the exons ATGATGAGTT ATGGAGTCCCAGATTACTGCAAGTCTCCACTAAATTTCCAGCAAGTCAAGTCATGTCATTACTTTG ATCAAACAGTGTGCTTCCGAGGCAACCTCAAGATGATTCTATTGAAGATTTGTACATTTCTTGCACTGTTCCTGCCCCGAGGCACGTATCAGTACTGCACAACAGGCACCCCCAAGGAGTGTCTTCAGGCAGAGATGGCTCCAGGTACCAATCTGGCCGGGGAAGGCTTCGATATCACAGAGATGAAGCGCAAAAGAGCGTTTGTTCTCGACATGAATCGTTGGAAACGCAAAGACAAAACATGTACCCTGTGCAGCAATCTCTTCCTGGAGAACGTGAAGCAAAAGATTCCCCTGTCCGTGTTGGACTGGAGGGCAGTGCATTCTTGCAACTTCAAGGTGGCCAGCACCATTCATCGGTCAAGTGAGGCTTTGGTCGACTCCGTCTCCTCTACAGTGGAAAACGACTGGAAATACGGTCTGGAATTGGATGTTAAGAAATACGCGGCAAAAGTCATGCTGGCTGGCACCAAATCAAAAATGGCCCAGTATGcaatggagaaatcaaagagtGACAAGTACAACTTCGCCAGCCAAACAATCTCCTGCGAGTACTACAG CTACCGAGTGTCCAACAAGGCTAAACTGCAGAGTGAATTTCGAAAGGCATTAGAGGAGCTCCCAAAGACCTACAGCCCTCAATACAAGCAACGTTATTACAGACTGATCGGCGACTTTGGCACCCATTACATCAGAAAG GTGAAactgggagggtctgtccagtCCGTGACCAGCATCAAGCAGTGCCAGGCAAGCCTGCAGGGCCTCAACGCGGACGAGGTGAATATGTGCCTGGAGGCCGAGGCTTCCCTCACCATCGGAGCGACTGTAGAAACTCAGTCCAAACACTGCAAGAGCGACATCGACAAGACAGAGAGAAAGGCAGAGTTCTCCAGCCTCTTTAATGACAG GCTGACAGATGTAAAGGGAGGTCGCACAACAGAAATGGACCTCCTGTTCTCTGCCAAAAAAGATCCATCCTCCTACAAGGAATGGCTCAACACGTTGCCTCACTATCCCGACATTATATCGTATTCCCTGGAGTCCCTGCATGAGCTGGTGCCGACTAACAGTCCTGTTCGAAAGAACCTGCGCTTGGCCATAAGCCACTACATCTTGGAGCGCACTCTGATGAGGAACTGCAGCGGGAGCTGTCGGGCCGGCATCAACAGCGATTCCCAGGACCCCTGCGTCTGCCAGTGCCACAACGAACATGCCGTAAACACGGACTGCTGTCCAACCCGTAAGGGCATGGCCCGCGTCATCATCACCATCCAACGGGCCTCGCGTCTTTGGGGCGATCATGACACGGCCACTGATGGCTACGTCAAGGTGATTTTCAACAAACGAGAGCAGCGTTCGCCCGtcatttacaacaacaacaacccccgtTGGGGCACTGTCGTGGACCTGGGCACTCAGGACTTGTCAGTGGAACCGAAAGTCACATTTGAGGTTTGGGATCAGGACAATAACTGGGATGACGATCTTCTGGGAAAATGCGAGCAAGTATTGACGGCAGGCGTGAAGACGGATGTGTGCGCCATGAAGCACGGAAGGTTTTTCTACAAGTGGGATGTGAAATGTGCACCCAGTCTGGGCGGCAGGTCGTGCACCACCTACGAGCCTTCACCTATGAGTCAAAATTTGATGAGCTTGTACGTGTCCCGCCATGCTCATCCTGTTCCACAAGCTACCCTGCGGAAGATGGGCGTTTTTGTGAACGGTTGGAGCACAAAGACAAACCGGAGTCTCAATGATGTGCTTTAA
- the LOC127589507 gene encoding uncharacterized PE-PGRS family protein PE_PGRS46 isoform X3 produces the protein MPSSVMWCPSLLHASLLLCLARETLQGGVKPQSMSWRRIMPARAGVGIGTKGVNGAHGSVGRRYVNKPLKAGVGHYAVPSPLGVMGYQPLGQGFVPGRFPAYGNPGLYGGNLGTGLPLGHAPANGHGLGHGAKRVYGVNPVTGFAPYAGMGYPAVRPGNGGAGNYLGGNVAPGSYGPALGQGGYLGAAGKLGAALGQGGYTKGVSTGYANGAGPYGGALAGNGLGYGNGYANPYGAALATGSYAGQPQVPYGGLSAGLDPGAGKYGENTRLVMIIQMHIIMKIQPREFVFIL, from the exons ATGCCCTCCTCCGTCATGTGGTGTCCATCTCTTCTTCACGCCTCGCTGCTCCTCTGCCTCGCCAGGGAAACCCTGCAAGGtg gGGTGAAACCTCAGAGCATGTCTTGGAGGAGGATCATGCCAGCCAGAG CAGGTGTCGGCATCGGAACCAAAGGCg TGAACGGTGCCCACGGATCAGTGGGAAGAAGATATGTCAACAAACCATTGAAGGCTGGAG TTGGCCACTACGCCGTTCCCAGTCCACTGGGTGTCA TGGGCTACCAACCTCTTGGACAAGGGTTTGTACCTGGACGATTTCCCGCCTATGGAAACCCTGGACTCTATG gtggCAATCTTGGCACGGGCTTGCCACTGGGGCACGCACCTGCAAATGGCCACGGCTTGGGCCACGGAGCCAAACGCG tttATGGCGTCAACCCTGTTACGG GATTTGCCCCTTACGCCGGCATGGGCTACCCCGCCGTCCGACCAG GTAATGGTGGTGCAGGGAACTATCTTGGAGGAAACGTGGCCCCAGGGTCTTACGGACCAG CTTTAGGACAGGGAGGATACCTGGGAGCAGCTGGGAAACTTGGAG CTGCTCTTGGCCAGGGAGGATACACAAAAGGTGTATCAACAG GTTATGCTAACGGTGCCGGACCATATGGGGGTGCACTGGCAGGCAACGGCCTAG GTTATGGAAATGGTTACGCCAACCCGTACGGAGCTG CTCTGGCCACTGGAAGCTATGCTGGCCAGCCTCAGGTGCCATACG GAGGACTCAGTGCAGGATTGGATCCAGGTGCTGGCAAGTATGGTGAGAATACTCGACTTGTTATGATCATACAAATGCATATAATCATGAAAATACAACCACGAGAGTTTGTTTTCATCCTCTAG
- the LOC127589507 gene encoding fibroin heavy chain isoform X2: protein MPSSVMWCPSLLHASLLLCLARETLQGGVKPQSMSWRRIMPARGVGIGTKGVNGAHGSVGRRYVNKPLKAGVGHYAVPSPLGVMGYQPLGQGFVPGRFPAYGNPGLYGGNLGTGLPLGHAPANGHGLGHGAKRVYGVNPVTGFAPYAGMGYPAVRPGVSAAELGPLEEAARSQAAQDQKSAKTRALGGPEEYGRSAMWTGSRKSLGSEVMSTGSGLKILDPKPKMSRPTTGDSSLGQAVGGAPEPSVLSHGARQPQSVGNGGAGNYLGGNVAPGSYGPALGQGGYLGAAGKLGAALGQGGYTKGVSTGYANGAGPYGGALAGNGLGYGNGYANPYGAALATGSYAGQPQVPYGGLSAGLDPGAGKYGENTRLVMIIQMHIIMKIQPREFVFIL, encoded by the exons ATGCCCTCCTCCGTCATGTGGTGTCCATCTCTTCTTCACGCCTCGCTGCTCCTCTGCCTCGCCAGGGAAACCCTGCAAGGtg gGGTGAAACCTCAGAGCATGTCTTGGAGGAGGATCATGCCAGCCAGAG GTGTCGGCATCGGAACCAAAGGCg TGAACGGTGCCCACGGATCAGTGGGAAGAAGATATGTCAACAAACCATTGAAGGCTGGAG TTGGCCACTACGCCGTTCCCAGTCCACTGGGTGTCA TGGGCTACCAACCTCTTGGACAAGGGTTTGTACCTGGACGATTTCCCGCCTATGGAAACCCTGGACTCTATG gtggCAATCTTGGCACGGGCTTGCCACTGGGGCACGCACCTGCAAATGGCCACGGCTTGGGCCACGGAGCCAAACGCG tttATGGCGTCAACCCTGTTACGG GATTTGCCCCTTACGCCGGCATGGGCTACCCCGCCGTCCGACCAG GTGTTTCTGCGGCGGAATTGGGACCATTGGAGGAAGCTGCCCGTAGCCAGGCCGCTCAGGATCAGAAGAGCGCAAAGACCCGAGCGCTTGGAGGACCAGAAGAATATGGAAGGTCCGCCATGTGGACAGGAAGTCGCAAGAGTTTGGGATCTGAAGTGATGTCCACTGGAAGTGGACTCAAAATCCTTGACCCAAAACCAAAGATGTCAAGGCCCACCACAGGGGATTCAAGTCTTGGTCAGGCTGTAGGAGGTGCTCCTGAGCCTTCAGTCCTCAGTCATGGAGCAAGACAACCACAGTCTGTGG GTAATGGTGGTGCAGGGAACTATCTTGGAGGAAACGTGGCCCCAGGGTCTTACGGACCAG CTTTAGGACAGGGAGGATACCTGGGAGCAGCTGGGAAACTTGGAG CTGCTCTTGGCCAGGGAGGATACACAAAAGGTGTATCAACAG GTTATGCTAACGGTGCCGGACCATATGGGGGTGCACTGGCAGGCAACGGCCTAG GTTATGGAAATGGTTACGCCAACCCGTACGGAGCTG CTCTGGCCACTGGAAGCTATGCTGGCCAGCCTCAGGTGCCATACG GAGGACTCAGTGCAGGATTGGATCCAGGTGCTGGCAAGTATGGTGAGAATACTCGACTTGTTATGATCATACAAATGCATATAATCATGAAAATACAACCACGAGAGTTTGTTTTCATCCTCTAG
- the LOC127589507 gene encoding fibroin heavy chain isoform X1, with translation MPSSVMWCPSLLHASLLLCLARETLQGGVKPQSMSWRRIMPARAGVGIGTKGVNGAHGSVGRRYVNKPLKAGVGHYAVPSPLGVMGYQPLGQGFVPGRFPAYGNPGLYGGNLGTGLPLGHAPANGHGLGHGAKRVYGVNPVTGFAPYAGMGYPAVRPGVSAAELGPLEEAARSQAAQDQKSAKTRALGGPEEYGRSAMWTGSRKSLGSEVMSTGSGLKILDPKPKMSRPTTGDSSLGQAVGGAPEPSVLSHGARQPQSVGNGGAGNYLGGNVAPGSYGPALGQGGYLGAAGKLGAALGQGGYTKGVSTGYANGAGPYGGALAGNGLGYGNGYANPYGAALATGSYAGQPQVPYGGLSAGLDPGAGKYGENTRLVMIIQMHIIMKIQPREFVFIL, from the exons ATGCCCTCCTCCGTCATGTGGTGTCCATCTCTTCTTCACGCCTCGCTGCTCCTCTGCCTCGCCAGGGAAACCCTGCAAGGtg gGGTGAAACCTCAGAGCATGTCTTGGAGGAGGATCATGCCAGCCAGAG CAGGTGTCGGCATCGGAACCAAAGGCg TGAACGGTGCCCACGGATCAGTGGGAAGAAGATATGTCAACAAACCATTGAAGGCTGGAG TTGGCCACTACGCCGTTCCCAGTCCACTGGGTGTCA TGGGCTACCAACCTCTTGGACAAGGGTTTGTACCTGGACGATTTCCCGCCTATGGAAACCCTGGACTCTATG gtggCAATCTTGGCACGGGCTTGCCACTGGGGCACGCACCTGCAAATGGCCACGGCTTGGGCCACGGAGCCAAACGCG tttATGGCGTCAACCCTGTTACGG GATTTGCCCCTTACGCCGGCATGGGCTACCCCGCCGTCCGACCAG GTGTTTCTGCGGCGGAATTGGGACCATTGGAGGAAGCTGCCCGTAGCCAGGCCGCTCAGGATCAGAAGAGCGCAAAGACCCGAGCGCTTGGAGGACCAGAAGAATATGGAAGGTCCGCCATGTGGACAGGAAGTCGCAAGAGTTTGGGATCTGAAGTGATGTCCACTGGAAGTGGACTCAAAATCCTTGACCCAAAACCAAAGATGTCAAGGCCCACCACAGGGGATTCAAGTCTTGGTCAGGCTGTAGGAGGTGCTCCTGAGCCTTCAGTCCTCAGTCATGGAGCAAGACAACCACAGTCTGTGG GTAATGGTGGTGCAGGGAACTATCTTGGAGGAAACGTGGCCCCAGGGTCTTACGGACCAG CTTTAGGACAGGGAGGATACCTGGGAGCAGCTGGGAAACTTGGAG CTGCTCTTGGCCAGGGAGGATACACAAAAGGTGTATCAACAG GTTATGCTAACGGTGCCGGACCATATGGGGGTGCACTGGCAGGCAACGGCCTAG GTTATGGAAATGGTTACGCCAACCCGTACGGAGCTG CTCTGGCCACTGGAAGCTATGCTGGCCAGCCTCAGGTGCCATACG GAGGACTCAGTGCAGGATTGGATCCAGGTGCTGGCAAGTATGGTGAGAATACTCGACTTGTTATGATCATACAAATGCATATAATCATGAAAATACAACCACGAGAGTTTGTTTTCATCCTCTAG
- the LOC127589507 gene encoding acanthoscurrin-1 isoform X4: MPSSVMWCPSLLHASLLLCLARETLQGGVKPQSMSWRRIMPARAGVGIGTKGVNGAHGSVGRRYVNKPLKAGVGHYAVPSPLGVMGYQPLGQGFVPGRFPAYGNPGLYGGNLGTGLPLGHAPANGHGLGHGAKRVYGVNPVTGNGGAGNYLGGNVAPGSYGPALGQGGYLGAAGKLGAALGQGGYTKGVSTGYANGAGPYGGALAGNGLGYGNGYANPYGAALATGSYAGQPQVPYGGLSAGLDPGAGKYGENTRLVMIIQMHIIMKIQPREFVFIL; encoded by the exons ATGCCCTCCTCCGTCATGTGGTGTCCATCTCTTCTTCACGCCTCGCTGCTCCTCTGCCTCGCCAGGGAAACCCTGCAAGGtg gGGTGAAACCTCAGAGCATGTCTTGGAGGAGGATCATGCCAGCCAGAG CAGGTGTCGGCATCGGAACCAAAGGCg TGAACGGTGCCCACGGATCAGTGGGAAGAAGATATGTCAACAAACCATTGAAGGCTGGAG TTGGCCACTACGCCGTTCCCAGTCCACTGGGTGTCA TGGGCTACCAACCTCTTGGACAAGGGTTTGTACCTGGACGATTTCCCGCCTATGGAAACCCTGGACTCTATG gtggCAATCTTGGCACGGGCTTGCCACTGGGGCACGCACCTGCAAATGGCCACGGCTTGGGCCACGGAGCCAAACGCG tttATGGCGTCAACCCTGTTACGG GTAATGGTGGTGCAGGGAACTATCTTGGAGGAAACGTGGCCCCAGGGTCTTACGGACCAG CTTTAGGACAGGGAGGATACCTGGGAGCAGCTGGGAAACTTGGAG CTGCTCTTGGCCAGGGAGGATACACAAAAGGTGTATCAACAG GTTATGCTAACGGTGCCGGACCATATGGGGGTGCACTGGCAGGCAACGGCCTAG GTTATGGAAATGGTTACGCCAACCCGTACGGAGCTG CTCTGGCCACTGGAAGCTATGCTGGCCAGCCTCAGGTGCCATACG GAGGACTCAGTGCAGGATTGGATCCAGGTGCTGGCAAGTATGGTGAGAATACTCGACTTGTTATGATCATACAAATGCATATAATCATGAAAATACAACCACGAGAGTTTGTTTTCATCCTCTAG